The bacterium genome has a segment encoding these proteins:
- a CDS encoding helix-turn-helix domain-containing protein: protein MSTTDKTQVIEEFLAGRLTRNEACLKLGVHRTTLWRLCRRFQEKGSEGLVHGLKGRRSNRAKPEAMRQELVARFATEGQPRGKSVFSFYDRVARGLPDYVSYSTLLGWLREAGLLGEPDPKKGQS, encoded by the coding sequence ATGAGCACGACGGATAAAACCCAGGTGATCGAAGAATTCTTGGCCGGACGCCTGACGCGGAACGAGGCCTGCCTCAAGCTTGGCGTCCACCGGACGACCCTTTGGCGCCTTTGCCGGCGTTTTCAAGAAAAGGGTTCGGAGGGGCTCGTTCACGGATTGAAGGGCCGACGCTCCAACCGCGCCAAACCCGAGGCCATGAGGCAGGAGCTGGTCGCCCGATTCGCGACGGAGGGACAGCCGCGCGGAAAGAGCGTCTTCTCGTTTTACGACCGCGTGGCGCGCGGGCTTCCGGATTACGTCTCCTATTCCACGCTCCTGGGATGGCTGAGGGAGGCGGGGTTGCTCGGGGAGCCTGATCCCAAGAAGGGTCAATCGTGA